The following proteins are encoded in a genomic region of Saccharopolyspora antimicrobica:
- a CDS encoding ROK family protein, producing MTANAIAVDVGGTEMKAALVAVDRHRAEPLRWLRRPTPRGADGAATAELVVAAVAELVTELRVGASADAVGVVVPGAVDEDRGIGVYSANLGWSDVPLRDMLAERIDLPVSLGHDVRAGGLAEARLGAARGMRDVVVLPIGTGIAAALLFDGKLHSGGGFAGELGHVDIGHGEACGCGRTGCVEALASSAAVARRYQERTGVERSSAEVASAVRAGDPDAQAVWQEAVDALAKGLLVLITIAAPECIVLGGGFAQAGDLLTEPLRDRLDGMLAAYHRRPRLELAELGDTAGCLGAALLATEGLRTK from the coding sequence AGCCGTTGCGCTGGCTGAGACGCCCGACCCCGCGCGGAGCCGACGGCGCGGCGACCGCGGAGCTGGTGGTGGCCGCCGTGGCGGAGCTGGTGACCGAGCTGCGCGTGGGCGCGTCGGCGGACGCCGTCGGCGTCGTCGTGCCGGGCGCGGTCGACGAGGACCGCGGCATCGGCGTCTACTCGGCCAACCTCGGCTGGAGCGACGTACCACTGCGCGACATGCTCGCCGAGCGCATCGACCTGCCGGTGAGCCTGGGCCACGACGTGCGCGCGGGCGGCCTCGCCGAAGCCCGCCTGGGCGCCGCGCGCGGCATGCGCGACGTCGTGGTGCTGCCGATCGGCACCGGCATCGCCGCGGCGCTGCTGTTCGACGGGAAGCTCCACTCCGGCGGTGGGTTCGCGGGCGAGCTCGGGCACGTCGACATCGGCCACGGCGAGGCCTGCGGCTGCGGGCGCACCGGCTGCGTCGAAGCGCTGGCGTCCTCCGCGGCCGTGGCACGCCGCTACCAGGAGCGCACCGGCGTGGAGCGCAGCAGCGCGGAAGTGGCGTCGGCCGTGCGCGCGGGCGACCCGGACGCGCAAGCTGTGTGGCAGGAAGCGGTGGATGCACTGGCCAAGGGCCTGCTGGTGCTGATCACCATCGCCGCACCCGAGTGCATCGTGCTCGGCGGCGGCTTCGCGCAGGCCGGCGACCTGCTCACCGAGCCGCTGCGCGACCGGCTCGACGGCATGCTGGCGGCGTACCACCGCCGCCCGCGCTTGGAACTGGCCGAACTCGGCGACACCGCGGGCTGCCTCGGGGCAGCGCTGCTGGCGACGGAAGGGTTGAGAACAAAGTGA
- the nagA gene encoding N-acetylglucosamine-6-phosphate deacetylase: protein MNAPELILAGGQVVTPEGVLDQGWVRISGGKIAEVGTGPTAAGEVVDLRGQWLVPGFVDIHCHGGGGGSFTSIEVDQARAAIAAHRLHGTTTMLASLVSAPLPDLTKQISALSDLVVDGELAGIHLEGPFLSSARCGAHDPAILRAPEASAVQQVLDAGRGTVRMVTLAPELPNGVEAVRQLVDHGVIAAVGHTDAVLSQVVPAVEAGATVATHLFNAMRPLHHREPGPIGVLLEDERVTVELICDLVHLHPAIVQLAASHAGTGRTVLVTDAISATDAGDGTYELGKLPVTVANGEARLADGSLAGSTLTMDVAFRNLVESGGQSVPAAVAASSTKPAQLLGLDDRIGSIRPGLAADLAVLDTDLRLTGVLKDGAWAVDPR, encoded by the coding sequence GTGAACGCTCCCGAACTGATCCTCGCCGGTGGGCAGGTCGTCACCCCGGAAGGCGTGCTGGACCAGGGCTGGGTCCGGATCTCCGGCGGGAAGATCGCCGAGGTCGGCACCGGACCGACCGCTGCGGGCGAGGTCGTGGATCTGCGCGGGCAGTGGCTGGTGCCCGGTTTCGTGGACATCCACTGCCACGGCGGTGGCGGCGGCTCGTTCACCAGCATCGAGGTCGACCAGGCGCGGGCCGCGATCGCCGCGCACCGGCTGCACGGCACCACGACGATGCTGGCCAGCCTGGTCTCCGCCCCGCTGCCCGATCTCACCAAGCAGATCAGCGCGCTCAGCGACCTGGTGGTGGACGGCGAGCTGGCGGGCATCCACCTGGAGGGCCCGTTCCTGTCCTCGGCGCGCTGCGGCGCGCACGACCCGGCGATCCTGCGGGCCCCGGAGGCCTCCGCCGTCCAGCAGGTGCTGGACGCGGGCCGCGGGACGGTCCGGATGGTCACCCTGGCGCCGGAGCTGCCGAACGGTGTCGAGGCAGTCCGCCAGCTGGTCGACCACGGGGTGATCGCCGCCGTCGGGCACACCGACGCGGTGCTCTCGCAGGTGGTGCCCGCGGTGGAGGCCGGCGCGACGGTGGCCACCCACCTGTTCAACGCGATGCGCCCGCTGCACCACCGCGAACCGGGCCCGATCGGGGTGCTGCTGGAGGACGAGCGGGTTACCGTCGAGCTGATCTGCGACCTGGTGCACCTGCACCCGGCGATCGTGCAGCTGGCGGCCTCGCACGCGGGCACCGGGCGAACGGTGCTGGTCACCGACGCCATCAGCGCCACCGACGCCGGGGACGGCACCTACGAGCTGGGCAAGCTCCCGGTGACCGTGGCCAACGGGGAGGCGCGGCTGGCGGACGGCTCGCTGGCGGGCAGCACGCTGACCATGGACGTGGCGTTCCGCAACCTGGTCGAGTCCGGCGGGCAGAGCGTCCCGGCGGCGGTGGCGGCTTCGTCGACCAAGCCGGCCCAGCTGCTCGGCCTCGACGACCGCATCGGCTCGATCCGCCCCGGCCTCGCGGCCGACCTGGCGGTCCTGGACACCGACCTGCGGCTCACCGGAGTCCTCAAGGACGGCGCCTGGGCCGTCGACCCGCGCTGA